One region of Drosophila teissieri strain GT53w chromosome 2L, Prin_Dtei_1.1, whole genome shotgun sequence genomic DNA includes:
- the LOC122625852 gene encoding endothelin-converting enzyme 2-like — MVRNLWTALLLLGSATCGSSVPVNANDPEQSCPYLGECNSTINEQHIDTLMSYVDSEKNPCEDFYGYACGKWSAKHGSHTTATMISESQINRQYEDLFLQLLRNPSAPEYAYPMYAKVLAHYQSCIVLEKPDLRRYIELLDRELLASLNSTHWMHLLAALGRYGYHGHFVQVEVRWYNATHHMIFLQPHNHHLNLSLTEDIYDALSQDGSSWPPLHQLQEQFKSLEQNLVRLAKPLSTDDTFRNYSLEQIRKEVPALQWDEALRTQLGRTVAGDHIFQVDDLDAIQGLVEYLNTADTLLLNRYSLARFLSHLLELPHNPLATWRTGQRSRGRSCIRHMRRSVYLPMNYVYERSFYARRRHADEVVIHSVFQQLQSQLEQRVQHNVFNLSQELVHSLQAKVHQMRINVGNLPPNVSEQFYWDSDRRWSVGRDFYENHLNSLLYYYTLVADLESSTDQEERDIWYSFNMHTPEFPDNIDATPYFYCLGNIIFVPYSYVKRPFFDANFWPALLYGDLANTLGHEIMHALDTDLVDYDARGNLRNFSEQLGEVELYNGAVGCLNSSAVMLNERTSDVSGSRLALQTYGGDWLTRSGNGRLYFLQFAHFFCGDEGDQYHDSGSQRLNYALGQVLQFAEVFQCHVGSGMTSADQCPYW; from the coding sequence ATGGTGCGAAATCTATGGACTGCCCTCCTCCTGCTGGGCAGTGCCACCTGCGGTTCCAGTGTGCCGGTCAACGCAAATGATCCTGAACAGAGTTGTCCGTACCTCGGCGAGTGCAATTCCACAATCAATGAGCAGCACATCGACACCCTAATGTCCTACGTGGACAGCGAAAAGAATCCCTGCGAGGACTTCTACGGCTACGCCTGTGGGAAATGGAGTGCGAAGCACGGAAGCCACACCACAGCCACGATGATCAGCGAATCGCAGATCAATCGCCAGTACGAGGACCTGTTCCTCCAGCTGCTGAGGAATCCCAGTGCCCCGGAGTACGCATACCCCATGTACGCCAAGGTGCTGGCCCATTACCAGTCGTGCATCGTCCTGGAAAAACCCGACCTGCGGCGGTACATCGAGCTACTGGACCGCGAACTGCTCGCCTCCTTGAACTCCACGCACTGGATGCACCTGCTGGCGGCTCTTGGGCGGTACGGCTACCACGGCCACTTCGTCCAAGTGGAGGTGCGTTGGTACAACGCCACCCACCACATGATCTTCCTGCAGCCGCACAATCACCACCTCAACCTGAGTCTCACGGAGGACATCTATGATGCGCTGAGTCAGGATGGCTCCTCCTGGCCCCCGCTCCaccagctgcaggagcagtTCAAAAGTCTGGAGCAGAACCTGGTACGACTGGCGAAGCCGCTTTCGACGGATGACACATTCCGGAATTACAGTCTGGAGCAGATTCGGAAGGAGGTGCCGGCACTGCAGTGGGACGAGGCGTTGAGGACGCAGCTGGGCAGAACGGTGGCTGGGGATCACATCTTCCAGGTGGACGACTTGGACGCCATCCAGGGGCTGGTAGAGTACCTCAATACGGCGGATACACTTCTGCTCAATCGATACAGCCTGGCAAGGTTCCTCAGCCACCTGCTGGAGCTGCCGCACAATCCGCTGGCCACGTGGCGGACCGGCCAGCGGTCCCGGGGAAGGAGCTGCATTCGCCACATGCGCCGCTCCGTTTACCTGCCGATGAACTACGTTTACGAGAGAAGTTTCTACGCCCGGCGGCGACACGCGGACGAGGTGGTCATCCACAGCGTgttccagcagctgcagagcCAGCTGGAGCAGCGGGTGCAGCACAACGTCTTCAATCTGAGCCAGGAGCTGGTGCACTCGCTGCAGGCAAAGGTGCACCAGATGCGCATCAACGTGGGCAACCTGCCGCCCAACGTTTCGGAGCAGTTCTACTGGGACAGCGACCGGCGGTGGAGCGTGGGTCGCGACTTCTACGAGAACCACCTGAACAGCCTGCTGTACTACTACACGCTCGTCGCCGATCTGGAAAGCAGCACGGACCAGGAGGAGCGCGACATCTGGTACAGCTTCAACATGCACACGCCCGAGTTTCCGGACAACATCGATGCCACGCCCTACTTCTACTGCCTGGGCAACATCATCTTCGTGCCGTACTCCTACGTGAAGCGTCCCTTCTTCGACGCCAACTTCTGGCCAGCGCTGCTCTACGGCGATCTGGCCAACACCCTGGGCCACGAGATCATGCACGCCTTGGACACGGACCTGGTGGACTACGATGCGCGGGGTAATCTGCGCAACTTCAGCGAACAGTTGGGCGAAGTGGAGCTCTACAACGGGGCGGTTGGCTGCCTGAACAGCAGCGCCGTAATGCTGAACGAGCGCACCTCGGACGTCAGCGGATCCCGGCTGGCCCTGCAGACCTACGGCGGCGACTGGCTCACCCGGTCGGGCAACGGGCGGCTCTACTTCCTCCAGTTCGCCCACTTCTTCTGCGGCGATGAGGGCGACCAGTACCACGACTCCGGCAGCCAGCGGCTCAACTACGCCCTCGGCCAGGTGCTGCAGTTCGCCGAGGTGTTCCAGTGCCACGTTGGCTCTGGCATGACCAGCGCGGACCAGTGCCCCTACTGGTGA